The following proteins are encoded in a genomic region of Takifugu rubripes chromosome 9, fTakRub1.2, whole genome shotgun sequence:
- the vwf gene encoding von Willebrand factor precursor (The RefSeq protein has 6 substitutions compared to this genomic sequence) produces MKKWLQEFLLLLHLTALVADASGRCSLFGRHHIHTFDGVLYEFPGDCSYLLAGDCKHRTFTLLGDFVDGKRTGVTLFLGDAFELHLSVDGQLSQGDKRLSLPHASHGVFVGTELGFYKLSSEEFGFTVTIDNAANIALTLTKHHANHTCGLCGNFNTDSADEYTAQEGFPTEDSYDFANSWAVKGADQICQRVSNHGLSCNGSKDSSLILSGCRKLQTSSVFLRCAHLVSPEAFVLLCEQEVCYCDQTDGEDCYCPFLLEFTRTCHAHGVPLHGWQEESQCFPKCPTGMQYSECAKSCSTTCHSLNIQEVCKEDCMDGCRCPVGKVLDGTRCVEVSQCSCVHMGRHFPPGSSISQDCNTCVCRHGSWECTNEGCPGECLVVGQSHFKTFDNKFFTFTGRCQYLLSRDCVDNSFSVIIENVQCADDEVAVCTRSVTLSLPSLEDMTVKLKHGGLVSVNSMDIQTPMHHGHLHIQRSVQSVHVKFGDDLRLDWDGRGRVLFKLGPQWAGKTCGLCGNYNGNQGDDFLSGSGLVEAGPQAFGQSWRINGDCDSGHKYENDPCAVNPKRVRFAEEACSVILSDEFSACHFLLNPGPFQRICRYDVCACVDSEECLCTALSAYAAACAARGVLLSWRSHSLCEMKCTGGQVYEACGSVCQRTCRSLSGLEPGCKGEKACEEGCFCPAGKYLSDSGECVTADLCTCLHDGQLYQPNDIYADHNSICQCEKGAMHCSSPETSASLSDLFYDDDFTPSRVRRSAQCAPPLIRSNCDVGENGLECARTCQNLDLPCVSLSCIPGCLCPPGTVRNHKDCIAPEQCPCYHNNRPYTSGQSIAVDCNTCVCENRKWRCTEKVCDGVCRTVGESHYISFDGLKYSFPGLCQYVLVQDMCNGEEGSFRVLVENEACGLIGRRCAKSVRIYYHGGLIVMEKGEVKMKKPVLQSSQVEIIRSGQFYTLLLGKQISLSWDRGTRLLVHISAQYRDRVCGLCGNFDGNVNNDLMSSNNQLEVDSSHFGNSWKVSPSCADVTQIPPPCSHNIVKLVTVEQSCRVITGPLFKECNSQVDAEPYVDMCVEAACSCPSVGDCACFCDVIAAYAQACSEKGVSISWRSNELCPVSCEEMNPRNAVSGEELCQWRYNTCGPACPVTCQHPDPLHCSLSCVEGCHAYCPPGQLLDEVAMRCVNPSECQVCIHEGQRISHGNKVILNHDDPEHCKICHCDKNTLSCEDCTSLAMVTTPTPNPAYITFTTAPFTTLMPEGMCDRAMDLAFLLDGSMALSEDEFRATKDFILAVIEPFRMGSAHTRATVLLYHSGVKTYDLQVQKWLFKKNVHDLHYTGGDAAFLNEAIKYLVINIYDKNKRPNAGRVAIILTASTNPRSDRGLTKLLRKKEITTLTVALGPGVNMQQINDITKVSPDNRAYVLSSTGELNDHLLELTDYLCTLGMEPEVPKPATTTLAPGLKPKPTSPAGLSPKTKASSFPTKDVTFILEGSDSVGEADFNKTLVFLENVISQLTEKEEVIRITVIQYSVTVTMEISQWELRQHRDLLLRRLREIRWRGGSKTNTGAAVTNVEKLTTDQPLGKPKPSQLVFLITKNPPTDIVTRTVDIYPIGVGRGVQEVDLFPFSTPRKPMIVSGYDELMALVRIVVNITSSTVTPRSPTLPPLKVPKLSKLPPSVPCKKPLDVLFLLKAGEQLEDMKTFVKDFINSADIGTNGTQVSVVQYGAANTEEVMWRTEQRKANLLHLVEDIPRRTAAAPALGSALHFAVQMATSSVSGGRAGVAKAVVMLVTDTSTDDVKEAANEALAAGVSVFPIGVGPNYDRNQLSLLGRHHNQDNMLHLNSMDQLLMLLTLDHSYIERICRAGTGVCVDDNGKERKPGESWMLEDGCHSVLCQPSGEMTMKNLKVSCDSLEPPACSNNMPPVRVQETCGCRWECPCMCMGSSTNHVVRFDGLALRLNREGSCTYTLLTVSKGASKGSEVKLHTGPCQRSNNYNQVCMKAIEVNHGPHKLMLKDDMTVTIDGEEIALPRQYAGLELVSYGGVMLQLKSDPDYHLSFTPHTNEFTITVPSSATMGHTAGLCGACGEDKLNVLSLRNGSTTTDQPGFVSDWADNKDGATCKSIKSAVCVAGAAMGCQALRSEVFEPCHAHIPVQVFLSKCEEQACKQSDVCELISAYARLCRERGVCIDWRGPHLCPLQCPGSMEYDACRTGCIEDCSTLQMLPSDWWVARGNQSACMDTPTEGCFCPRGTLLHHGQCVSPEACRQCVEQQGRTYGYMQSWVPEENPCLICMCLDHQHINCTARPCNDIKAPVCGPCEVLRKKSDSKCCPEYECACDLVNCDPPEVPFCEDGQTVVLKNPGECQPIHECVCKKEECSRQAPPDCPAHRRLSIKKTKCCDVLECVCNCQNFTQSCAAGFITTSSTNDCGCTETSCLPDKVCVVGGVVHPLGTTWEEGCEKCSCTQLKDKTGSLYLAQCSPPVCDRTCPQGSTYTQSNSECCGKCTPTSCVESKGEMRGDSLIGAKLRRIGEVWQSPHAKCVLQQCVKVNDEAIISATNVSCRPVETPSCPLGTELRCNTEDCCPWCHCAPLDACVLNHTLIGAGERLMIDVCTHCECAVEDGAMKKYKLSCRRITCPKCPMGYILKKEEDVCCGHCVPTACFMKRPDGKQISVPVNTTQEDGCYTYTCSLNSNGELVLLTKVTTCPPFNRQTCLDQGGKVNKIGTTCCETCTEPECKTTVGTLNYIKVDDCQSEQQIELHYCEGKCPSKSIYSLEKAAVEQQCVCCSAVKTEPLSVPILCTNGTRGHHTVLSVTACDCLSRQCT; encoded by the exons GTGATTTTGTTGATGGCAAAAGAACTGGAGTCACTTTGTTTCTGGGGGACGCATTTGAACTCCACCTGTCTGTAGACGGCCAGCTCTCACAAGGAGATAAGAG ATTATCTCTGCCACATGCATCTCATGGCGTGTTTGTGGGCACGGAGCTTGGATTTTACAAACTCTCGAGTGAGGAGTTTGGCTTTACTGTTACCATTGATAACGCCGCTAACATCGCCCTGACTCTGACCAAACACCACGCCAATCACACCTGCGGCCTCTGTGGCAACTTCAACACCGACTCAGCTGACGAGTATACTGCTCAGGAAG GATTCCCAACTGAAGACAGCTATGACTTTGCAAACTCATGGGCTGTGAAAGGGGCTGATCAGATTTGCCAGCGTGTGTCAAATCACGGTTTATCCTGCAATGGCTCAAAAGACTCCTCACTG ATCCTGTCCGGGTGTAGAAAGCTGCAGACGTCCAGCGTTTTTCTCCGCTGCGCTCATCTGGTCTCTCCTGAGGcgtttgtgttgctgtgtgagCAAGAGGTGTGTTACTGTGACCAGACAGACGGTGAAGACTGTTACTGTCCATTCCTGCTGGAGTTCGCTCGTACTTGTCATGCACATGGGGTGCCTCTTCATGGCTGGCAAGAGGAAAGCCAGTGCT TCCCCAAATGTCCAACTGGGATGCAGTACAGTGAATGCGCCAAGTCCTGCTCCACAACCTGTCACAGTCTCAATATTCAGGAGGTCTGTAAGGAAGACTGCATGGATGGCTGCAGATGCCCCG TGGGTAAAGTTTTGGACGGTACCCGCTGTGTGGAGGTATCCCAGTGTTCCTGCGTGCACATGGGTCGACATTTCCCGCCTGGATCCTCCATCTCTCAGGACTGCAACACCTG CGTGTGTCGCCATGGTTCCTGGGAATGCACCAATGAAGGATGccctg GCGAGTGTTTGGTGGTCGGTCAGTCTCACTTCAAGACGTTTGACAACAAGTTTTTCACCTTCACCGGCCGCTGCCAGTACTTGCTGTCAAGAGACTGTGTGGATAACAGCTTTTCTGTCATTATCGAGAATGTGCAG TGTGCTGATGATGAGGTTGCCGTATGCACGCGCTCAGTAACACTCAGTCTGCCCTCCCTGGAGGACATGACAGTGAAGCTTAAGCACGGAGGACTCGTCTCTGTCAATAGCATGGACATCCAGACGCCAATGCACCATG GTCACCTGCATATCCAGAGGTCTGTTCAGTCTGTTCATGTAAAGTTTGGAGATGACCTCCGCCTAGACTGGGATGGACGTGGTCGCGTATTGTTTAAG CTGGGACCACAATGGGCAGGAAAGACCTGTGGTCTCTGTGGAAACTACAATGGTAACCAAGGTGATGACTTCTTGTCTGGCTCTGGCCTGGTTGAGGCTGGTCCTCAGGCTTTTGGCCAGTCTTGGAGGATCAATGGTGACTGTGACTCTGGCCACAAATATGAGAATGACCCATGTGCTGTCAACCCTAAAAGAG TGCGCTTTGCGGAGGAAGCGTGTTCAGTGATCCTGTCGGACGAGTTCAGCGCGTGCCATTTTTTGTTAAACCCCGGGCCGTTCCAGCGGATCTGTCGCTATgatgtgtgtgcctgtgtggacAGCGAGGAGTGCCTCTGCACTGCTCTGTCTGCATATGCAGCAGCCTGTGCTGCCAGAGGAGTGCTACTCAGCTGGAGGTCCCACTCGCTCTGCG AGATGAAGTGCACTGGGGGTCAGGTGTACGAAGCCTGTGGGAGTGTGTGCCAAAGAACGTGTCGTTCTTTGTCTGGGTTGGAACCGGGCTGTAAGGGCGAGAAGGCATGCGAGGAGGGCTGCTTCTGTCCTGCAGGGAAATACCTCAGCGATTCAGGAGAATGCGTGACGGCCGACCTGTGTACCTGTCTGCACGACGGACAGCTCTACCAGCCTAACGACATTTACGCGGATCACAACAGCATCTG CCAATGTGAGAAGGGGGCGATGCACTGCAGCTCCCCTGAAACGAGCGCTTCACTGTCTGACCTCTTCTACGACGACGACTTCACACCATCCAGAG TGCGGAGGTCAGCTCAGTGTGCACCTCCGCTCATCCGTTCAAACTGCGATGTTGGAGAAAATGGTCTTGAATGTGCCAGAACGTGTCAGAATCTGGATCTACCCTGCGTCAGTCTTTCCTGCATCCCTGGCTGCCTATGCCCTCCTGGCACA GTCCGTAATCGCAAAGACTGCATCGCACCTGAACAGTGTCCATGTTACCATAACAACAGGCCATACACGTCAGGGCAGTCTATAGCAGTAGACTGCAACACTTG tgtgtgtgaaaacaggaagtggcgctgCACAGAAAAagtgtgtgatggtgtgtgCCGAACTGTGGGTGAGAGCCACTACATCAGCTTTGATGGCCTCAAATATTCCTTCCCTGGCCTCTGCCAGTATGTTCTGGTCCAG GATATGTGTAATGGCGAGGAGGGTTCATTCAGGGTGCTGGTGGAGAATGAAGCCTGTGGCCTCATAGGACGTCGTTGTGCAAAATCTGTCAGAATCTACTACCATGGAGGCTTGATTGTAATGGAAAAAGGAGAG GTGAAGATGAAGAAGCCGGTGTTGCAGAGCTCACAGGTGGAGATCATCCGATCTGGACAGTTTTACACTCTGCTGCTGGGGAAACAAATCTCCCTCAGCTGGGACAGGGGAACTCGACTCCTGGTTCACATCTCCGCCCAGTACAGG GACCGGGTGTGTGGCCTGTGTGGTAACTTTGATGGGAATGTCAACAATGATTTGATGAGCAGCAACAACCAGCTGGAGGTGGACTCCTCCCACTTTGGAAACTCCTGGAAAGTTAGTCCCAGCTGTGCTGATGTCACACAG ATACCTCCACCTTGCAGCCACAACATTGTCAAGTTGGTAACAGTAGAACAGTCTTGCCGCGTCATCACTGGTCCTCTTTTTAAAGAATGTAACAGCCAG GTGGATGCAGAGCCTTATGTAGATATGTGTGTGGAGGCAGCCTGCTCTTGTACATCGGTGGGTGATTGCGCATGTTTCTGTGATGTCATTGCTGCATATGCTCAGGCCTGCTCAGAGAAAGGTGTATCCATCAGCTGGAGATCCAATGAGCTCTGCC CTGTGAGCTGTGAAGAGATGAATCCAAGGAATGCAGTCTCAGGGGAGGAGTTATGCCAGTGGAGGTATAATACCTGTGGCCCTGCCTGTCCAGTCACCTGCCAGCACCCAGATCCCCTCCACTGTTCACTGTCATGTGTGGAAGGTTGCCATGCCTACTGTCCTCCAG GCCAACTACTGGATGAGGTAGCCATGCGTTGTGTAAATCCGTCAGAGTGTCAGGTGTGTATTCACGAAGGTCAGAGAATCTCACATGGCAACAAGGTCATCCTAAACCACGATGATCCCGAACACTGTAAAATATG CCACTGTGACAAGAACACCCTGAGCTGTGAGGATTGTACCTCCCTGGCCATGGTCACTACTCCCACACCAAATCCTGCCTATATCACCTTCACGACCGCACCCTTCACCACACTGATGCCTGAGGGCATGTGTGACCGAGCTATGGATCTTGCATTCCTGCTGGATGGCTCGATGGCCCTGAGCGAAGATGAATTTCGAGCAACAAAAGATTTCATCCTGGCGGTGATTGAACCATTTCGCATGGGTTCAGCTCACACTCGAGCGACAGTGTtgctctaccactctggagttaaAACATATGAcctgcag GTTCAGAAGTGGCTGTTTAAAAAGAATGTTCATGAACTGCATTACACTGGAGGAGACGCAGCCTTCTTGAACGAGGCCATCAAGTATCTGGTTATCAACATCTATGACAAAAATAAACGACCCAACGCCGGCCGCGTTGCTATCATCTTGACTGCGAGCACCAACCCTCGGTCAGATCGGGGGCTCACAAAGCTGCTGCGGAAGAAAGAGATCACCACGCTAACGGTGGCGCTGGGTCCTGGGGTGAACATGCAGCAGATTAATGACATCACCAAAGTCAGCCCAGACAACAGGGCCTATGTGCTTAGCAGCACAGGGGAGCTCAATGATCATCTGTTAGAGCTAACAGATTACCTCTGCACCTTGGGAATGGAACCAGAAGTACCAAAACCTGCCACCACGACCTTGGCTCCTGGTCTGAAGCCCAAGCCCACCTCACCTGCTGGCCTGTCTCCAAAGACCAAAGCCTCCAGCTTTCCTACCAAAGATGTGACTTTCATCTTAGAGGGCTCCGACTCTGTCGGGGAGGCCGACTTTAACAAGACGCTTGTCTTCTTGGAAAATGTCATCTCACAgctgacagagaaggaggaggtgattCGTATCACTGTAATCCAGTACTCTGTCACAGTCACCATGGAGATTAGTCAGTGGGAGCTGAGGCAGCACAGAGACCTGTTGCTGCGACGTCTGAGGGAGATTCGGTGGAGGGGTggcagtaaaacaaacacaggagcagCTGTCACAAATGTCGAGAAACTGACTACAGACCAGCCTTTAGGTAAACCCAAACCTTCTCAGCTGGTCTTCCTCATCACAAAAAACCCTCCTACTGACATAGTGACGCGTACAGTGGACATTTATCCCATTGGCGTCGGGCGAGGGGTGCAGGAGGTTGACTTGTTTCCATTCAGTACCCCCCGCAAACCAATGATAGTGAGCGGCTATGATGAACTGATGGCTCTAGTCCGCATAGTGGTGAACATCACGAGCTCTACAGTAACACCCCGCTCACCCACGCTGCCACCCCTGAAGGTCCCAAAACTGTCCAAGCTGCCACCCTCAG TGCCGTGTAAGAAACCATTGGACGTGCTGTTCCTGCTAAAGGCTGGAGAGCAGCTTGAGGATATGAAAACGTTTGTCAAAGACTTCATCAACAGTGCTGACATAG GGACTAATGGCACTCAGGTGAGTGTTGTTCAATATGgtgctgcaaacacagaagAGGTCATGTGGAGGACGGAACAGCGAAAAGCTAACCTCCTCCACTTGGTGGAGGACATTCCGAGAAGGACTGCCGCTGCCCCTGCGCTAG GTTCCGCCCTGCATTTCGCCGTGCAGATGGCTACTTCATCAGTCAGCGGAGGAAGAGCCGGCGTGGCCAAGgctgtggtgatgctggtgaCTGATACATCTACTGATGATGTTAAAGAGGCAGCAAATGAAGCGCTGGCAGCAG GTGTGTCAGTTTTCCCCATTGGAGTGGGACCGAACTACGACAGGAACCAGCTTAGTCTTCTTGGCCGCCATCACAATCAAGACAACATGCTTCACCTGAACAGTATGGATCAACTTCTAATGTTGCTGACTCTGGACCACAGTTATATAGAAAGAATATGCAGAG CTGGGACAGGGGTGTGTGTTGATGATAacgggaaggagaggaag CCTGGGGAGTCGTGGATGCTGGAGGATGGCTGCCACTCTGTTCTGTGCCAACCTAGTGGAGAAATGACCATGAAGAACCTCAAAGTCAGCTGTGACAGCCTGGAGCCACCAGCCTGTAGCAACAATATGCCACCTGTCAGAGTTCAGGAGACCTGTGGATGCCGCTGGGAATGTCCAT GCATGTGTATGGGCAGCTCCACCAATCATGTGGTGAGGTTTGATGGCTTGGCACTCCGGCTGAATAGGGAGGGTTCATGTACGTACACACTGCTGACTGTCAGCAAAGGTGCCAGtaaggggtcagaggtcaaacttCACACTGGACCTTGCCAACGTTCAAATAATTACAACCAGGTTTGCATGAAAGCCATAGAGGTGAACCACGGGCCGCATAAGCTGATGCTAAAGGACGATATGACG GTAACAATCGATGGAGAAGAAATTGCGCTGCCTCGGCAGTACGCAGGTCTAGAGCTGGTAAGTTATGGAGGCGTGATGCTCCAGCTTAAATCGGATCCTGACTACCACCTGAGTTTCACGCCGCACACCAATGAGTTCACCATCACAGTGCCCAGCTCTGCCACCATGGGACACACTGCTGGGCTTTGCG GTGCCTGCGGAGAAGATAAACTCAATGTCCTTTCTTTACGTAACGGCAGCACAACCACAGACCAGCCTGGGTTTGTCTCAGACTGGGCTGACAATAAAGATGGTGCAACGTGTAAATCAATAAAGAGTGCTGTCTGTGTGGCTGGGGCAGCAATGGGATGCCAGGCCCTGCGTTCTGAGGTGTTCGAACCCTGCCACGCGCACATTCCTGTCCAGGTGTTCCTTTCCAAGTGTGAGGAACAGGCGTGCAAGCAGTCAGACGTGTGCGAGCTTATTTCAGCCTATGCCCGCCTCTGTAGGGAGAGGGGTGTGTGCATTGACTGGAGGGGCCCCCACCTCTGCC CGTTACAGTGTCCCGGCTCCATGGAGTATGATGCATGTCGCACAGGGTGCATAGAGGACTGCAGTACCCTACAGATGTTGCCAAGCGACTGGTGGGTTGCCAGGGGTAACCAGTCAGCATGTATGGACACACCCACAGAGGGTTGTTTCTGTCCAGGAGGTACTCTTTTACATCATGGCCAATGTGTGTCACCTGAGGCATGCAGGCAGTGTGTGGAACAACAGGGACGCACATACGGG TACATGCAAAGCTGGGTGCCAGAGGAGAACCCATGTTTGATTTGTATGTGCTTAGACCATCAACACATTAATTGCACTGCCAGACCCTGCAATGACATTAAAG CTCCTGTGTGTGGACCTTGTGAAGTCCTGAGGAAGAAGAGTGATTCAAAGTGCTGTCCAGAGTATGAGTGTG CATGTGATCTGGTGAATTGTGACCCTCCTGAAGTACCCTTTTGTGAAGATGGTCAGACTGTTGTTCTGAAAAATCCGGGAGAGTGCCAGCCTATTCACGAGTGCG TCTGCAAAAAAGAAGAGTGCTCCCGTCAGGCTCCCCCTGATTGCCCTGCACATCGCCGGCTgtcaataaaaaagacaaagtgcTGCGATGTGCTTGAATGTGTGTGCAACTGCCAGAACTTCACCCAATCCTGCGCTGCTGGTTTCATCACAACCTCCAGTACCAATGACTGTGGCTGCACAGAAACATCCTGCCTGCCAGACAAA GTttgtgtggtggggggtgtgGTTCACCCATTAGGAACCACATGGGAAGAGGGGTGTGAGAAATGCAGCTGCACCCAGCTGAAGGACAAAACCGGGTCCCTCTACTTGGCTCAGTGTTCACCACCCGTGTGTGATCGAACATgccctcag GGCTCTACATACACTCAGTCCAATAGCGAGTGCTGTGGGAAGTGCACACCAACCAGCTGCGTGGAGTCAAAGGGGGAGATGCGAGGGGACTCTCTGATTGGGGCAAAATTGAGACGT atTGGAGAGGTGTGGCAGTCTCCACACGATAAGTGTGTGTTACAGCAGTGTGTGAAAGTAAATGATGAGGCGATCATCTCTGCAACAAATGTCAGCTGCCGCCCTGTGGAGACCCCGTCGTGCCCACTGGGAACAGAGCTGCGCTGTAACACCGAGGACTGCTGCCCGTGGTGTCACTGCG ctcctctggatgCCTGCGTACTCAACCACACTCTGATAGGA gcTGGGGAGAGGTTGATGATCGATGTTTGCACACACTGTGAGTGTGCCGTGGAAGACGGTGCGATGAAAAAATATAAACTGTCGTGCAGGAGAATCACATGCCCCAAGTGCCCAATG GGATACATCCTTAAAAAGGAGGAAGATGTTTGCTGTGGTCACTGTGTTCCCACGGCCTGTTTCATGAAAAGACCTGATGGGAAGCAAATCAGTGTACCG gtgaacACCACTCAGGAAGATGGGTGTTACACTTACACCTGCAGCTTGAACAGTAATGGAGAGCTTGTGCTGCTGACCAAAGTTACCACCTGTCCTCCTTTTAACCGCCAAACTTGCCTGGACCAGGGG GGCAAAGTAAATAAGATTGGAACCACCTGCTGCGAGACAT GTACGGAGCCAGAGTGTAAGACGACGGTGGGGACGCTCAACTACATCAAAGTGGATGACTGCCAGTCAGAACAACAGATAGAGCTGCACTACTGTGAG ggCAAATGTCCCAGTAAGTCCATCTACTCCCTGGAGAAGGCTGCTGTggagcaacagtgtgtgtgttgttctgcagTGAAGACAGAACCTCTCAGCGTTCCCATCCTGTGCACTAACGGCACCCGCGGCCATCACACAGTCCTGTCTGTCACTGCCTGTGACTGTCTCTCTAGACAGTGCACttaa